GCCAGGACTGGCCGATGGAGGGATGAGATTGATCCCACTTTGTCTCGAATGCCGCCAGGTTCATTTCAGCCTGCTCGGCCGTTGTCGCCTGATAAATGGTTTTCAGATCGGCGGCCACCTCTTAATGGGTGGGGTCACGGTGTACCCCTGAATAGCCATTTACACAATCTTTTTTACACCCTCTCGAAATTCTCTGTGAATTAAAAAAAACACTTTGTCGCAACACCTTTTTTTTATCTCCTCGATCTCTTCCAAACGTTTATTCTCCAGAGCGACCAGCTGGTTTTGAAGATCATCGAGCTCCTTGGCCAGCCGCTCTTTGCCAAGCTGCAACTCCAGAATACTCTGGTCCAGGGACCGGCGTTCCTGGGGGAGCTCGAAAAGCAGGCTGTTTTGATAATCTCGAAGACGCAGACGAGCCTGCTCCAGCTGATTGTCGATCATCAACAGAACCAGGGCCTTGCTTTCACTGCCGACGCCGCCGGCGGCCTGTTGCCGACTGCTCTCGGCCTGGGCCAGGTACGCCCCTTCCGAGGCGATCATCTCCTTGACGTGGGTTTCTTTCTCGGCGAGCTTGAGCTGTCTTTCCTGCAAGGCTTCAAGCTGAAGCTGTTGATGTTTTAAACGGTCCTTGATTTTATCGATCTTTTCGACCACGACAAAACGCCTGGTCGCCTGCACCGCTTCATTACCGTGAACCTTGAGGCGGGACTGCAGCTCGCGCCGCCCAGCACCGCCACCAGAAAAAACATCAAGCCGGTTCGGCGGCGTTTCCAGATGACCCGGGCCAGATCGACCAGATCGATTTCATCGTCGTTGCAGGGATAACCGGGGTACGATTCAAGCTTGGAGGAAGTATCATTCATAATTTTTCAGATTTATCCACTAATTGCCGGTCGGTTGCCTGAAAATCGTCGATTATTGCCGGTTGATATTCAGGAATAATTTCTTTGAGTAAACCGCGAATCCCGGCGGCATCAAAATCCTTGGCGCATTTTTTCAACCGGGTCAGAGCCTGGTTGAGCTCGGCATAGACTGGTCCCTGGCCCTTCAATTCCATAATTTTATCATGCCGGGTAGAAATAATACCCTCGCCTTCACTGATCAGCTCCTCGTAAAGCTTTTCCCCGGGACGCAAGCCGATATATTTAATCGGAATCTCGGTATCCGGTTCACGTCCGGCCAGGCGAATGAGATCTCGCGCCATTTTATCGATTTTAACAGGCAGGCCCATCTTCAGAATAAAAATCTCACCGCCCCGGCCCATGGCGCCGGCCTGCAGGATAAGCCTGGCGGCCTCTTCAATCGACATAAAATAGCGGGTGATCTCCGGGTCGGTAACCGTCACCGGGCCGCCGGCCTCGATCTGGCGTTTGAACAAGGGAATCACCGAGCCGGAAGAACCCAGCACGTTGCCGAAGCGGACCGCCTGAAAAATCGTGTTGTGGGAAATCGCGCCGGTAACCTTGCCGGCATACTGCAGGGTGCCGTCCCAGTTTTCCCTGGTGCAGGCAAGCATGAGCAGCTCGGTCAGACGCTTGGAAGCCCCCATGACATTGGTCGGGCGTACGGCTTTGTCGGTCGAAACCAGCACGAAACGCTCGACCCGGTGTACGATCGCCGCTTCAATCAGGCAGGCGCTGCCTTTGATATTATTGAAAACCGCTTCCCAGGGATTGATTTCCACCAGAGGAACATGCTTGTAGGCCGCCGCGTGAAAGATGATGGTAGGTCGGCAAGCGCCGAGAATGCTGTCGAGCAGTTTAAAATTCTGAATCTTGCCGAGAAAAGGGCGGCAATGGGTAAAATTGTATTCGTGTTCCAGTTCCATCTGAATATTATAAAGATTTTCTTCTCCCGCATCCAGCAGCAGCAGGCGCGCGGGCCGATAGCGCACGATCTGGCGACAGAGTTCCGAACCGATCGAGCCGCCGGCCCCAGTCACGAGAATTATCTTGCCGGTAAGAAATTCTCCGATTTCAGACTCGTCGAGACAAACCTCGGCCCGACCGAGCAGATCCTTGTAGGAGATATCGCGCATGGCTTTGATCGATACCCGGCCGTCGATCAACTCACCCAGGCCGGGCAGCACCTTGTACTCGATCTGAGCGCCCTGACAAAGCTCGTTGAGACGTTTCATCTGCTCGCCGGACAACGCCGAGATGGCGATCAGAATCTCTTCCACCCGGTTTCGGGCGCAATGCTCGCACAGGTCGCGGGTTAGCCCCAAAACCGGAATGTTATGGATTTTCAACCCGATTTTTCTGGGATTGTCATCAACCAGCCCGACGATCACGTACGGGAGGGTCGGGCTGTTTCCGACCTCGCGAATAATCTGCTCGGCGGCGTC
This Pseudomonadota bacterium DNA region includes the following protein-coding sequences:
- a CDS encoding polysaccharide biosynthesis protein — encoded protein: MPNSFRSQLGYLGSFVRKKNFWIVLAVDIVLLLAAHYFAYLIRFSGGFHDSQYFLQFTMALPLVILVKLPVFYVCGLYRGMWRYTSLNDLLNITRAVFISYLVLVASILLINRFHNFSRSIFLLDAILSFLLICGHRVGIRYFYQKMSGSRPFLTNARGKDKKRLLLIGAGDAAEQIIREVGNSPTLPYVIVGLVDDNPRKIGLKIHNIPVLGLTRDLCEHCARNRVEEILIAISALSGEQMKRLNELCQGAQIEYKVLPGLGELIDGRVSIKAMRDISYKDLLGRAEVCLDESEIGEFLTGKIILVTGAGGSIGSELCRQIVRYRPARLLLLDAGEENLYNIQMELEHEYNFTHCRPFLGKIQNFKLLDSILGACRPTIIFHAAAYKHVPLVEINPWEAVFNNIKGSACLIEAAIVHRVERFVLVSTDKAVRPTNVMGASKRLTELLMLACTRENWDGTLQYAGKVTGAISHNTIFQAVRFGNVLGSSGSVIPLFKRQIEAGGPVTVTDPEITRYFMSIEEAARLILQAGAMGRGGEIFILKMGLPVKIDKMARDLIRLAGREPDTEIPIKYIGLRPGEKLYEELISEGEGIISTRHDKIMELKGQGPVYAELNQALTRLKKCAKDFDAAGIRGLLKEIIPEYQPAIIDDFQATDRQLVDKSEKL